A genomic region of Miscanthus floridulus cultivar M001 chromosome 3, ASM1932011v1, whole genome shotgun sequence contains the following coding sequences:
- the LOC136543991 gene encoding transcription factor WRKY19-like — MASVVDGNGGSGGLVVTELGHIKELVTQLEVHLGGSSSDLCKHLASQISSITERSISLLITTSSLHGARKRSADAIPLSDASDAPFVKATKKRKTMGKKRREVTMSSAGGGADHPADDGHSWRKYGQKEILGAKHRRAYYRCTHRHSQGCAATKQVQRTDEDPTFFEVVYLGDHTCVQRAAAAAAVAAAGQAAADAQAHEHNDSPGTRSLLQSLSSSLTVKTEGPAVEPEQQLLLGWDAPAPAPFCFSSTPVTASGCLVPEHSPFSAPSTSDNWGVSPATSDSNRVVSFPPFEVALYRSSSCGDDVQFGFEEVMSALDRPDGFLDDLDIDVPSFFE; from the exons ATGGCCAGCGTCGTCGACGGCAATGGAGGCAGCGGCGGGCTGGTGGTGACGGAGCTGGGCCACATCAAGGAGTTGGTGACGCAGCTGGAGGTGCACCTCGGCGGCTCCTCTTCCGACCTCTGCAAGCACCTCGCCTCGCAGATCTCCTCCATCACCGAGCGCTCCATCAGCCTGCTCATCACCACCTCCAGCCTCCACGGTGCCCGGAAGCGCTCCGCCGACGCCATCCCGCTCAGCGACGCCTCCGACGCGCCCTTCGTCAAGGCCACCAAGAAAAG GAAGACGATGGGCAAGAAGAGACGTGAGGTGACGATGAGCTCGGCCGGAGGCGGAGCCGATCACCCGGCCGACGACGGCCACAGCTGGAGGAAGTACGGCCAGAAGGAGATCCTTGGAGCCAAGCACCGAAG GGCCTACTACCGCTGCACGCACCGGCACTCTCAGGGATGTGCGGCGACGAAGCAAGTGCAGCGCACCGACGAGGACCCGACCTTCTTTGAAGTCGTCTACCTCGGTGACCACACCTGCGTTCAGAgggctgcggctgcggcggcggtggcggcggcgggtcaGGCAGCCGCGGACGCGCAGGCGCACGAGCACAACGACAGCCCGGGCACCAGGAGCCTCCTGCAGAGCCTGAGCTCCAGCCTGACCGTGAAGACCGAGGGGCCGGCCGTGGAGCCAGAACAGCAGCTGCTGCTGGGCTGggacgcgcccgcgcccgcgcccttcTGCTTCTCCTCCACGCCGGTGACGGCGAGCGGGTGCCTTGTACCGGAGCACAGCCCCTTCTCCGCGCCGTCGACGTCCGACAACTGGGGCGTGTCCCCGGCTACCTCGGACTCCAACCGCGTCGTCTCTTTCCCGCCTTTCGAGGTCGCCTTGTACCGGAGCAGCAGCTGCGGCGACGATGTGCAGTTCGGGTTCGAGGAAGTCATGTCAGCGCTCGACAGACCCGACGGGTTTCTCGACGACCTCGACATCGACGTCCCAAGCTTCTTCGAGTGA